One window from the genome of Micromonospora aurantiaca ATCC 27029 encodes:
- a CDS encoding glycosyltransferase, whose protein sequence is MDVSIVVLTWEDFERTDGCVRSLPEGVEAVVVDNGSAAEISDRLRAMCAETGARYVRSETNLGYAKGMNLGVRHSTRSRVVLSNNDILVRPGAIERLVAELDDPAVGAAFPKVLDATGHDQTAAGRFLTVGTGVAHATGLSLVFPRLRIVAPPERGDWLSGPFVAIRRETLDRIGGVDESSFFYSEDLRLCWAVRRLGLRLAYLPDAVVTHEDDASAKRRWAAEEISRRQTREFIRASRELAGWRGTVACSAYTLGVLARAAVGGGAARRAIARGALEGMGVR, encoded by the coding sequence GTGGACGTCTCAATCGTCGTGTTGACCTGGGAAGACTTCGAGCGCACCGACGGCTGCGTCCGCTCGCTCCCAGAGGGTGTGGAAGCCGTCGTGGTGGACAACGGCAGCGCCGCCGAGATCAGCGACAGGCTGCGGGCCATGTGCGCCGAGACCGGTGCCCGGTACGTGCGCTCGGAGACGAACCTCGGCTACGCCAAGGGCATGAACCTCGGTGTCCGGCACAGCACCCGGTCCCGGGTGGTGCTGTCCAACAACGACATCCTGGTGCGGCCCGGCGCGATCGAGCGGCTGGTGGCCGAGTTGGACGACCCGGCTGTGGGCGCGGCGTTCCCGAAGGTGCTGGACGCGACCGGCCATGACCAGACCGCCGCCGGCCGCTTCCTCACAGTGGGCACCGGCGTCGCGCACGCCACCGGGCTCAGCCTGGTGTTCCCGAGGCTGCGGATCGTGGCCCCGCCGGAGCGTGGTGACTGGCTCTCCGGGCCGTTCGTGGCGATCCGGCGGGAGACGCTGGACCGGATCGGCGGCGTGGACGAGTCGTCGTTCTTCTACTCCGAGGACCTGCGGCTGTGCTGGGCGGTGCGCCGGCTCGGGCTGCGCCTGGCGTACCTGCCGGACGCCGTCGTCACCCACGAGGACGACGCGAGCGCGAAGCGCCGGTGGGCGGCCGAGGAGATCTCCCGCCGGCAGACCCGCGAGTTCATCCGGGCCAGCCGTGAACTGGCCGGATGGCGGGGCACTGTGGCGTGCTCCGCGTACACGCTGGGGGTGCTCGCCCGGGCGGCGGTGGGCGGCGGGGCGGCGCGGCGGGCGATCGCCCGCGGCGCCCTGGAAGGCATGGGCGTCCGATGA
- a CDS encoding YveK family protein, which translates to MDLAHFRDTIGRRWPIVLALTLLCGAFTGVLAERRPPVYRAETQMVVTFAAEKSAAPQPRPPADEAGRLMQRRVKTYATMMNTPRLTRPVIDSLGLPYTTDDLAGRVVASSTVNSLAIDVAVTDRSAGTAAALAAALVAELQRIAERDLPPAGLGLKAHVAVVRAAAPPPRSEPVRWQWYALGGALGGLALGVGIALVLGYRRAGTPVSADVRALWATTVRRPAGVPGQTDGRVADASVKERQAS; encoded by the coding sequence GTGGACCTCGCCCACTTCCGCGACACGATCGGCAGGCGGTGGCCGATCGTGCTGGCGCTGACACTGCTGTGCGGCGCGTTCACCGGGGTCCTCGCCGAACGGCGGCCGCCGGTCTACCGGGCCGAGACCCAGATGGTCGTCACGTTCGCCGCCGAGAAGTCGGCCGCGCCCCAGCCCCGCCCGCCGGCCGACGAGGCGGGCCGGTTGATGCAGCGGCGGGTCAAGACGTACGCCACCATGATGAACACGCCCCGGCTGACCCGCCCGGTGATCGACTCGCTCGGACTGCCGTACACCACCGACGACCTGGCCGGGCGCGTCGTCGCCTCGTCCACAGTGAACTCGCTGGCGATCGACGTGGCGGTCACCGACCGGTCCGCCGGCACCGCCGCCGCGCTCGCCGCCGCGCTCGTCGCCGAACTGCAACGGATCGCCGAGCGCGACCTGCCGCCCGCCGGGCTCGGCCTCAAGGCCCACGTCGCAGTGGTCCGGGCCGCCGCGCCGCCGCCGCGTTCCGAGCCGGTGCGGTGGCAGTGGTACGCCCTCGGCGGTGCGCTCGGCGGTCTGGCGCTCGGGGTCGGCATCGCGCTGGTGCTCGGCTACCGCCGGGCCGGCACTCCGGTGAGCGCGGACGTGCGGGCGCTCTGGGCGACGACGGTGCGCCGTCCGGCCGGGGTGCCGGGTCAGACCGACGGCCGGGTCGCCGACGCTTCGGTGAAGGAGCGGCAGGCGTCGTAG
- the rfbC gene encoding dTDP-4-dehydrorhamnose 3,5-epimerase has translation MKIRPLSIEGAWEVTPRRHGDARGLFLEWYRFDRLAEAVGRPLRLAQANLSVSARGVVRGIHFADVPPGQAKYVTCVRGAVLDVVVDVRAGSPTYGRWEAVRLDDTDRRAVYLTEGLGHGFCALTDDATLSYLCSATYNPAAEHTVHPLDPDLGIDWPAATPLLSERDAAAPRLAEARAAGLLPGYDACRSFTEASATRPSV, from the coding sequence GTGAAGATCCGTCCGCTGAGCATCGAGGGCGCCTGGGAGGTGACCCCGCGCCGGCACGGCGACGCGCGGGGCCTGTTCCTGGAGTGGTACCGCTTCGACCGGCTCGCCGAGGCGGTCGGCCGTCCGCTGCGGCTGGCGCAGGCCAACCTGTCCGTCTCGGCGCGGGGCGTGGTGCGCGGCATCCACTTCGCCGACGTACCGCCCGGCCAGGCCAAGTACGTCACCTGCGTACGCGGGGCGGTGCTGGACGTGGTGGTGGACGTGCGGGCCGGCTCGCCGACGTACGGCCGGTGGGAGGCGGTACGCCTCGACGACACCGACCGGCGGGCCGTCTACCTGACCGAAGGGCTGGGGCACGGGTTCTGCGCGCTCACCGACGACGCGACGCTCAGCTACCTCTGCTCCGCCACGTACAACCCGGCGGCCGAGCACACGGTGCACCCGCTGGATCCGGACCTCGGGATCGACTGGCCGGCGGCGACGCCGCTGCTGTCCGAGCGGGACGCGGCAGCGCCACGCCTGGCCGAGGCGCGCGCCGCGGGTCTGCTGCCCGGCTACGACGCCTGCCGCTCCTTCACCGAAGCGTCGGCGACCCGGCCGTCGGTCTGA
- the rfbA gene encoding glucose-1-phosphate thymidylyltransferase RfbA: MRGILLAGGTGSRLWPITRAVSKQLMPVFDKPMVYYPLSTLVMAGVREILVVTTPEDRTQFERLLGDGSQWGLRLTYAEQPRPEGIAQAFLLGADFVGEEAVALILGDNIFHGVGLGRQLAQHGEPAGGRVFAYPVANPQDYGVVEFDDAGRVLSIEEKPARPRSRYAVPGLYFYDNRVVDIARKLTPSARGELEITAINETYRAWGELTVTVLDRGTAWLDTGTFTSMMQAAEFVRVIEERQGMKIGCVEEVAWRSGLIDDERLRMLAHPLTRSGYGEYLLGLLAERSGSGSAS, from the coding sequence GTGCGCGGAATCCTTCTCGCCGGTGGCACCGGATCCCGGCTCTGGCCGATCACCCGGGCCGTCTCGAAGCAACTGATGCCGGTGTTCGACAAGCCGATGGTCTACTACCCGCTCTCCACTCTGGTGATGGCCGGGGTGCGGGAGATCCTGGTGGTGACCACACCGGAGGACCGCACCCAGTTCGAGCGGCTGCTCGGCGACGGCAGCCAGTGGGGCCTGCGCCTGACGTACGCCGAGCAGCCCCGCCCGGAGGGCATCGCGCAGGCGTTCCTGCTCGGCGCCGACTTCGTCGGCGAGGAGGCGGTGGCGCTGATCCTCGGCGACAACATCTTCCACGGTGTCGGGCTCGGACGGCAGCTCGCGCAGCACGGCGAACCGGCCGGTGGGCGGGTCTTCGCGTACCCGGTCGCGAACCCGCAGGACTACGGCGTGGTCGAGTTCGACGACGCCGGCCGGGTGCTGTCGATCGAGGAGAAGCCGGCCCGTCCCCGGTCCCGGTACGCGGTGCCGGGCCTCTACTTCTACGACAACCGGGTGGTCGACATCGCCCGCAAGCTGACGCCGAGCGCCCGGGGCGAGCTGGAGATCACCGCGATCAACGAGACGTACCGGGCGTGGGGCGAACTGACGGTGACGGTCCTCGACCGGGGCACCGCCTGGCTGGACACCGGCACGTTCACGTCGATGATGCAGGCCGCCGAGTTCGTCCGGGTGATCGAGGAGCGCCAGGGCATGAAGATCGGTTGTGTCGAGGAGGTCGCCTGGCGGTCCGGGCTGATCGACGACGAGCGGCTGCGGATGCTGGCCCATCCGCTGACGCGTAGCGGTTACGGTGAATACCTGCTGGGCCTGCTGGCCGAGCGGTCCGGTTCGGGGAGCGCGTCGTGA
- the rfbB gene encoding dTDP-glucose 4,6-dehydratase, with protein MRILVTGGAGFIGSEYVRMLLGVPGGDASGVPVEDPAALTVLDKLTYSGNLANLAPVRDDPRLRFVRGDICDPALVDEVVPGHDVIVHFAAESHVDRSITGAAPFVTTNVLGTQTLLDAALRHGISRFVHVSTDEVYGSIDSGSWTEDWPLAPNSPYSASKAGSDLLALSYHRTHGLDVVVTRCSNNYGPYQFPEKVVPLFVTNLLDGGTVPLYGDGGNVRDWLHVHDHCRGVAMVQEKGRAGEVYHIGGGTELTNRQLTERLLATCGAGWDRVVPVTDRKGHDRRYSLDIGKISSELGYAPSIDLDRGLAETVRWYRDNRAWWEPLKTAGPE; from the coding sequence GTGAGGATCCTCGTCACCGGCGGCGCCGGCTTCATCGGGTCGGAGTACGTGCGGATGCTGCTGGGCGTGCCCGGCGGCGACGCGTCCGGGGTGCCGGTCGAGGACCCGGCCGCGCTGACCGTGCTGGACAAGCTCACCTACTCCGGCAACCTGGCGAACCTGGCACCGGTACGCGACGACCCCCGGCTGCGCTTCGTCCGCGGCGACATCTGCGATCCGGCGCTGGTCGACGAGGTGGTGCCGGGCCACGACGTGATCGTCCACTTCGCCGCCGAGTCGCACGTGGACCGTTCGATAACCGGCGCGGCCCCGTTCGTCACCACGAACGTGCTCGGCACCCAGACGCTGCTGGACGCCGCGCTGCGGCACGGCATCAGCCGGTTCGTGCACGTCTCGACCGACGAGGTGTACGGCTCGATCGACTCCGGCTCGTGGACGGAGGACTGGCCGCTGGCGCCGAACTCGCCGTACTCCGCGTCGAAGGCCGGGTCGGACCTGCTGGCGCTGTCCTACCACCGCACCCACGGCCTGGACGTCGTGGTGACCCGCTGCTCCAACAACTACGGGCCGTACCAGTTCCCGGAGAAGGTCGTCCCGCTGTTCGTGACCAACCTGCTCGACGGCGGCACCGTCCCGCTCTACGGCGACGGCGGCAACGTCCGGGACTGGCTGCACGTGCACGACCACTGCCGGGGCGTGGCGATGGTGCAGGAGAAGGGGCGGGCCGGCGAGGTCTACCACATCGGCGGCGGCACCGAGCTGACCAACCGGCAGCTCACCGAGCGGCTCCTGGCAACGTGCGGCGCGGGCTGGGACCGGGTCGTGCCGGTCACCGACCGCAAGGGCCACGACCGCCGCTACTCGCTGGACATCGGCAAGATCAGTAGCGAGCTGGGGTACGCCCCGAGCATCGACCTCGACCGGGGCCTGGCCGAGACGGTCCGCTGGTACCGGGACAACCGGGCCTGGTGGGAGCCGTTGAAGACGGCCGGCCCCGAATGA
- the rfbD gene encoding dTDP-4-dehydrorhamnose reductase: MTRILVTGAGGMLGRDLLAVLRTRPDLSVTAAGRADLDVTDAHAVRDAVGGHDVVLNAAAWTDVDGAETRERDATAVNGDAVAALAHACAGSGARLVHVSTDYVFAGDATEPYPEDAPTGPVNAYGRSKLAGERAVARLLPETGYVVRTAWLYATHGHNFVTTMLRLAAERDRLDVVDDQRGQPTWSYRFAERLVALADAALAGDAAPGTYHGTAAGETTWYGLARAVFALRGLDPDRVRPTTSDRFPRPAPRPRYGVLAHGRWSAAKLPPPGHWRADLAQALTGDRG, encoded by the coding sequence ATGACCCGGATCCTGGTCACCGGCGCGGGCGGGATGCTCGGGCGGGACCTGCTCGCCGTGCTGCGGACCCGGCCGGACCTGTCCGTCACCGCCGCCGGCCGCGCCGACCTCGACGTCACCGACGCGCACGCGGTCCGGGACGCGGTGGGCGGCCACGACGTGGTGCTCAACGCCGCCGCGTGGACCGACGTGGACGGAGCCGAGACCCGCGAGCGGGACGCCACAGCCGTGAACGGCGACGCGGTCGCCGCGCTGGCCCACGCCTGTGCCGGGTCCGGCGCGCGCCTCGTGCACGTCTCCACCGACTACGTGTTCGCAGGCGACGCCACCGAGCCGTACCCGGAGGACGCCCCGACCGGCCCGGTGAACGCGTACGGGCGCAGCAAGCTCGCCGGGGAGCGGGCGGTGGCCCGGCTGCTGCCGGAGACCGGGTACGTGGTGCGTACCGCCTGGCTCTACGCCACCCACGGGCACAACTTCGTCACCACCATGCTGCGGCTGGCAGCCGAACGCGACCGGCTCGACGTGGTGGACGACCAGCGCGGCCAGCCCACCTGGTCGTACCGGTTCGCGGAGCGTCTCGTGGCGCTCGCCGACGCGGCGCTCGCCGGCGACGCGGCACCCGGGACGTACCACGGCACCGCCGCCGGCGAGACCACCTGGTACGGCCTGGCCCGCGCCGTCTTCGCCCTGCGCGGTCTCGACCCGGACCGGGTCCGGCCGACGACGAGCGACCGCTTCCCGCGCCCGGCGCCGCGCCCCCGGTACGGCGTGCTGGCGCACGGCCGCTGGTCGGCGGCGAAGCTGCCGCCGCCGGGCCACTGGCGGGCGGACCTGGCGCAGGCGCTGACCGGCGACCGCGGCTAG
- a CDS encoding sugar transferase — translation MPRLPAFEHPSAPPSGVAMNRPMDSGMDTTTVLPYAGSRASTRTRWLRAWMVTAPIDVAALLTPLLLTQNYWRGTLFNAALTVGLFAAGGLYRPRRHISILDELPSLGGRLLASGAVGAIIAALRHDSVPYVSGFMRGVALSAGLVIVGRALNSRLILLARKRRWVEHNAIVIGGGPIGGELARLLRRYPQYGLRFVGAVDAPSRPRIGALPLIGTIDDLEKLAEMLECEVLVIADPDCSEADLMESLLRPASSRCDLWAVPRLWGSRSQGGYPDHIGAIPIVKIGDTTLTGPRWRLKRASDVVFAVTALLVLSPLLLLCVVATFLDGGRGVFFRQERIGRYGKPFHVIKFRSMRPADELESQTTWSIAHDERVGPIGRFMRRTSLDELPQLWNILRGEMSVVGPRPERPYFVEKFSMEYPRYAMRHRVPVGLTGLAQVSGLRGDTPISDRARFDNYYVENWSLWLDIKIVLRTVTEVIRGGGR, via the coding sequence ATGCCACGCCTGCCGGCGTTCGAGCATCCGTCTGCGCCGCCGTCCGGTGTGGCCATGAACAGGCCGATGGACAGCGGCATGGACACGACCACGGTGCTGCCGTACGCGGGGTCGCGGGCATCGACGCGTACCCGATGGTTGCGGGCCTGGATGGTGACCGCGCCCATCGACGTCGCGGCGCTGCTCACGCCGCTGCTGCTGACCCAGAACTACTGGCGTGGCACGTTGTTCAACGCCGCGCTCACCGTGGGCCTGTTCGCCGCGGGCGGGCTCTACCGGCCGCGCCGGCACATCAGCATCCTGGACGAACTGCCGAGCCTCGGCGGCCGGTTGCTGGCCTCCGGCGCGGTGGGGGCGATCATCGCAGCGCTGCGGCACGACTCGGTGCCGTACGTCAGCGGGTTCATGCGCGGCGTCGCGCTCTCCGCCGGCCTGGTGATCGTCGGGCGGGCGCTGAACAGCCGGCTCATCCTGCTGGCCCGCAAGCGCCGGTGGGTGGAGCACAACGCCATAGTCATCGGCGGCGGGCCGATCGGCGGCGAGCTGGCCCGGCTGCTGCGGCGCTACCCGCAGTACGGGCTGCGGTTCGTCGGCGCCGTCGACGCCCCGTCGCGGCCGCGGATCGGCGCGTTGCCGCTCATCGGCACGATCGACGACCTGGAGAAGCTCGCCGAGATGCTGGAGTGCGAGGTCCTGGTCATCGCGGACCCGGACTGCTCCGAGGCCGACCTGATGGAGTCGCTGCTGCGTCCGGCCAGTTCGCGCTGTGACCTGTGGGCGGTGCCGCGCCTGTGGGGGTCGCGGTCGCAGGGCGGCTATCCGGACCACATCGGCGCCATCCCGATCGTCAAGATCGGCGACACCACGCTCACCGGTCCCCGGTGGCGGCTCAAGCGCGCCTCCGACGTGGTGTTCGCGGTGACCGCCCTGCTGGTGCTGAGCCCGCTGCTGCTGCTCTGCGTCGTCGCCACGTTCCTCGACGGCGGCCGGGGCGTGTTCTTCCGTCAGGAGCGCATCGGCCGGTACGGCAAGCCGTTCCACGTGATCAAGTTCCGGTCGATGCGCCCGGCCGACGAGCTCGAGTCGCAGACCACCTGGTCGATCGCGCACGACGAGCGGGTCGGCCCGATCGGGCGGTTCATGCGGCGGACCTCGCTGGACGAGCTGCCGCAGCTGTGGAACATCCTGCGCGGCGAGATGAGCGTGGTGGGGCCCCGGCCGGAGCGGCCGTACTTCGTGGAGAAGTTCTCCATGGAATACCCGAGGTACGCGATGCGGCACCGCGTACCGGTCGGACTCACCGGGCTCGCTCAGGTCAGCGGGCTGCGCGGGGACACGCCGATCTCGGACCGGGCGCGGTTCGACAACTACTACGTCGAGAACTGGTCGCTCTGGCTCGACATCAAGATCGTGCTGCGTACCGTCACCGAGGTCATCCGGGGCGGCGGCCGCTAG
- a CDS encoding LCP family protein: MSDRHQLTDSDPRAQGSDVEPGGPAEEERPRRRRGRRIALIVLLVVVLLSGGTALAGGLYYRSVDKSIERVDAFEGVPEESRPQVEAKGAMNIMILGSDSRDPESTGGSRSDTIILAHLPKDRSSAQLISIPRDTWTAVPKSKEGRGGRDAKINAAYAWGGVPLMVQTVEKFSGVRVDNVAMVDFAGFKEIIDALGGVEIDVEKGFTTKYSLIGTRTFEKGRQTMDGAAALDYARERHAFPDGDFARIRHQQQVIKAILDKAASGGVMTNPAKLNSFVRATSDSVAVDKSLSLVDLAMEMRGLRGGNLTFFTCPVKGTGRVGSESVVFPDPARSKTLFDAVRRDSVPEILAISGK; the protein is encoded by the coding sequence ATGTCAGATCGCCACCAGCTCACCGATTCCGACCCGCGCGCGCAGGGCTCCGATGTGGAGCCGGGCGGGCCCGCGGAGGAGGAGCGGCCCCGGCGCCGCCGGGGCCGGCGGATCGCCCTGATCGTGCTGCTGGTGGTGGTGCTGCTGAGCGGCGGCACCGCCCTGGCCGGCGGCCTCTACTACCGCTCGGTCGACAAGTCGATCGAGCGGGTCGACGCCTTCGAGGGCGTGCCGGAGGAGTCGCGCCCTCAGGTCGAGGCCAAGGGTGCCATGAACATCATGATCCTGGGCAGTGACTCCCGCGACCCGGAGAGCACCGGCGGCTCGCGCAGCGACACGATCATCCTGGCCCACCTGCCGAAGGACCGGTCGAGCGCCCAGCTCATCTCGATCCCCCGCGACACCTGGACGGCCGTCCCGAAGTCGAAGGAGGGCCGCGGCGGTCGCGACGCGAAGATCAATGCCGCGTACGCCTGGGGCGGTGTGCCGCTGATGGTGCAGACGGTGGAGAAGTTCAGCGGCGTACGGGTGGACAACGTGGCGATGGTCGACTTCGCCGGCTTCAAGGAGATCATCGACGCGCTCGGCGGTGTCGAGATCGACGTGGAGAAGGGCTTCACCACGAAGTACTCGCTGATCGGCACGCGGACCTTCGAGAAGGGCCGGCAGACGATGGACGGGGCCGCCGCGCTGGACTACGCGCGGGAGCGGCACGCCTTCCCGGACGGCGACTTCGCGCGGATCCGGCACCAGCAGCAGGTGATCAAGGCAATCCTGGACAAGGCCGCCTCGGGCGGTGTGATGACCAACCCGGCCAAGCTCAACTCGTTCGTCCGTGCCACGTCCGACTCGGTGGCCGTCGACAAGTCACTGTCGCTGGTGGATCTGGCGATGGAGATGCGGGGCCTGCGCGGCGGCAACCTGACGTTCTTCACCTGCCCGGTCAAGGGCACCGGCCGGGTCGGCAGCGAGAGCGTCGTGTTCCCCGATCCGGCGCGCTCGAAGACGCTGTTCGACGCGGTGCGCCGCGACTCGGTCCCCGAGATCCTCGCCATCAGCGGAAAGTAG
- a CDS encoding expansin EXLX1 family cellulose-binding protein produces MTDGTAPHPPTAGDPPGPAAPDGRRRAATRRRRLAAAGLVTVAAAVAVTLAVRGGAAPACAAPPVGGATHSGKATFYDSEGAGGNCSRPAAPADRMYVALGPSEYASGASCGGFLDVTGPRGTVRVLVMDQCPECAPGHLDLSAEAFARIADPVQGVVKVSYRAVVNPRLSGPLTFRMKEGSSQWWFAVLVGDHGNPLRSVEVRQNGSWRAAQRQDYNYWLIASGAGPGPYEIRVTDVYGHRATATGIRMLPGQVQRSKTRMYGADPATPRPTPKKPTPTPRTPTPSPPTFLTPSPTPDAPTSAATEPLVQAAAAPPTQAPCS; encoded by the coding sequence GTGACCGACGGCACCGCACCCCACCCGCCGACAGCCGGCGACCCGCCCGGACCCGCCGCCCCGGACGGTCGTCGCCGCGCCGCCACGCGCCGTCGCCGCCTGGCCGCCGCCGGTCTGGTCACAGTCGCCGCCGCGGTCGCGGTGACCCTCGCGGTACGCGGAGGCGCCGCCCCCGCCTGCGCCGCCCCGCCCGTCGGCGGCGCGACGCACAGCGGCAAGGCCACCTTCTACGACTCCGAGGGCGCCGGCGGCAACTGCTCCCGGCCCGCTGCGCCCGCCGACCGGATGTACGTCGCGCTCGGCCCGAGCGAGTACGCCTCCGGCGCCTCCTGCGGCGGCTTCCTCGACGTCACCGGCCCACGCGGCACCGTCCGGGTGCTGGTGATGGACCAGTGCCCGGAGTGCGCGCCCGGTCACCTCGACCTCTCCGCCGAGGCGTTCGCCCGGATCGCCGACCCGGTACAGGGGGTGGTGAAGGTCAGCTACCGCGCGGTGGTGAACCCGAGGCTGTCCGGCCCGCTCACCTTCCGCATGAAGGAGGGCTCGTCGCAGTGGTGGTTCGCCGTCCTGGTCGGTGACCACGGCAACCCGTTGCGCTCGGTCGAGGTGCGGCAGAACGGCTCGTGGCGGGCGGCGCAGCGGCAGGACTACAACTACTGGCTGATCGCGTCCGGGGCCGGTCCCGGCCCGTACGAGATCCGGGTCACCGACGTGTACGGCCACCGCGCGACAGCAACTGGTATCCGGATGCTCCCCGGCCAGGTGCAGCGCAGCAAGACGCGCATGTACGGCGCCGATCCCGCCACCCCCAGACCCACCCCGAAGAAGCCGACCCCCACACCCAGGACCCCCACCCCCAGCCCTCCGACCTTCCTCACGCCGTCGCCCACCCCCGACGCCCCCACCTCAGCCGCAACGGAACCCCTGGTGCAGGCAGCCGCCGCCCCTCCCACCCAGGCGCCCTGCTCCTGA
- a CDS encoding GNAT family N-acetyltransferase: MDLRFVLDPDLTPELREQIIALWVDVTNAGGAVGFVAPVTADEVRPLATSTLDEVADGPDRLLAGYEGEKLVAVLVIADNRFHLKTHWRVLKRVMVHPDTQGRGHGAALMREAERIARGLGLAALHVTVRDGLGLDGFYKRLGYREIGRLPAALRLSPTDARDEILMWLDLPTAP, translated from the coding sequence GTGGACCTGCGTTTCGTACTCGACCCCGACCTGACCCCCGAGCTGCGCGAACAGATCATCGCGCTCTGGGTGGACGTGACGAACGCCGGCGGCGCCGTCGGCTTCGTCGCCCCGGTGACCGCGGACGAGGTACGCCCGCTCGCCACCTCGACACTCGACGAGGTGGCGGACGGGCCGGACCGGCTGCTCGCCGGCTACGAGGGCGAGAAGCTGGTCGCGGTGCTGGTCATCGCCGACAACCGGTTCCACCTCAAGACGCACTGGCGGGTGCTCAAGCGCGTCATGGTGCACCCGGACACGCAGGGACGCGGCCACGGCGCGGCGCTGATGCGCGAGGCCGAACGGATCGCCCGAGGGCTCGGCCTGGCGGCGCTGCACGTGACGGTCCGCGACGGCCTGGGCCTGGACGGCTTCTACAAGCGCCTCGGCTACCGCGAGATCGGCCGCCTCCCCGCCGCGCTGCGCCTGTCCCCCACCGACGCCCGTGACGAGATCCTCATGTGGCTCGACCTCCCCACCGCCCCCTGA
- the bcp gene encoding thioredoxin-dependent thiol peroxidase, with protein MTDRLKPGDPAPEFTLPTDDGGTLSLSGLRGRKVILYAYPAAMTPGCTKQACDFRDSLVSLQAAGYEVVGISPDKPAKLAKFRDRDAITFPLVSDEDKAVLTAYGAFGEKQMYGRTVTGVIRSTFVVDEDGKIEQAFYNVRATGHVAKLRRDLGLD; from the coding sequence ATGACCGACCGCCTCAAGCCCGGCGACCCCGCCCCCGAGTTCACCCTCCCCACCGACGACGGCGGCACGCTGTCCCTGTCCGGCCTGCGCGGCCGCAAGGTCATCCTGTACGCGTACCCGGCCGCCATGACGCCCGGCTGCACGAAGCAGGCGTGTGACTTCCGGGACTCGCTCGTCTCCCTCCAGGCCGCCGGCTACGAGGTGGTGGGCATCTCGCCGGACAAGCCCGCGAAACTCGCCAAGTTCCGCGACCGGGACGCCATCACGTTCCCGCTGGTCTCCGACGAGGACAAGGCGGTGCTGACCGCGTACGGCGCGTTCGGCGAGAAGCAGATGTACGGCCGCACGGTCACCGGCGTGATCCGCTCGACGTTCGTGGTGGACGAGGACGGCAAGATCGAGCAGGCGTTCTACAACGTGCGGGCCACCGGCCACGTCGCCAAGCTGCGCCGGGACCTCGGCCTCGACTGA
- a CDS encoding energy-coupling factor ABC transporter permease codes for MDTLAMHISNGIINGPVAAIFAALALAALAFCVMRGRADLDDRLAPMAGLVAAFIFAVQMLNFPIFTAGVSGHLLGGALAALLVGPWVGALCVAVVLIVQALVFGDGGVAMLGLNITNMALLGTAAAYLLIALLLRVLPRTPAGLAVTAFVSALVSVVVASQGFVLQYWLGGTTDLGGNLTGLAGTMAFAHLLIGIGEGLITATTVVTVAKVRPDLVYALRALKPVTPAPAVPVAGGAR; via the coding sequence GTGGACACCCTGGCGATGCACATCTCCAACGGGATCATCAACGGTCCGGTCGCCGCGATCTTCGCGGCTCTCGCCCTCGCCGCGCTCGCGTTCTGCGTGATGCGGGGCCGCGCCGACCTCGACGACCGGCTGGCCCCGATGGCCGGGCTGGTGGCGGCGTTCATCTTCGCCGTGCAGATGCTCAACTTCCCGATCTTCACCGCCGGGGTCAGTGGTCACCTGCTCGGCGGCGCGCTGGCCGCGCTGCTCGTCGGCCCGTGGGTCGGCGCGCTCTGCGTCGCCGTGGTGCTCATCGTGCAGGCGCTGGTCTTCGGTGACGGCGGGGTGGCGATGCTCGGCCTCAACATCACCAACATGGCGCTGCTCGGCACCGCCGCCGCGTACCTGCTGATCGCGCTCCTGCTGCGCGTACTGCCGCGTACCCCGGCCGGGCTGGCGGTCACCGCGTTCGTGTCCGCGCTGGTCAGCGTGGTGGTCGCGTCCCAGGGCTTCGTCCTCCAGTACTGGCTGGGCGGCACCACCGACCTCGGCGGCAACCTCACCGGCCTGGCCGGCACCATGGCCTTCGCCCACCTGCTCATCGGCATCGGCGAGGGCCTGATCACCGCGACCACGGTGGTCACCGTCGCGAAGGTCCGGCCCGACCTGGTGTACGCGCTGCGCGCCCTCAAGCCGGTCACGCCGGCTCCCGCCGTCCCGGTCGCCGGAGGTGCCCGATGA